In Candidatus Woesearchaeota archaeon, the genomic window ATTTGATTTTCATGCTCCCAAATAAGAAACTCTAAAAAATCTTTATCTGGCTTCCAATCATCCACATTATTTACCTTGCTCATTTTATTCACCTTCCAATTATTTATCATTCCACCAAGCATAAATCAATATTAAAGCGCCAACTGTTAATGCAATGTCTGCAAGATTAAATACTGGCCAAAATCCTAAATTTATATAATCTATGACATAGCCATATGTAACTCTATCAACTAGGTTGCCTAAAGCTCCGCCAACAATTAAAGCAGCAGAAACACAAACATTTCTTTCTTTAAAATAAATAGGTTTTGATAAATATAAATAAATAATAATTGAGATTATGATGAATGTGAAAACTGCAAACACTAAATTCCCTCCTTTAAATATCCCAAAAGCAGCGCCAGTATTATTTGTAAAACGGAATATCCCTGATACAGGTTTATGTATATTAAAATAGTTCTTTATTAATTGATCAAAAAAAAAAATACTTAAACTAATTAAAAAAAAAAAGCGTTGTTTCATTATTCTTCGGCAATTTTTTCTATATGCGCAAGCCTTGCGTCAATGCTTTCCATTTTAGCTTTTACCGCATCAAGTTTTGCAAGGATTAATTCAGTATCTCTATCCATACCCCCCTCGTTAACTGGCTTTTGCCGTGTAAAAGGGATAATTGGTTTACTTGGCACACCGGGAGCTTCATGTTCAAGACCCATATCGCCCATATCAGATTCCATACCTAAATGTTTATTAAAATCTGTTTCCCCAAAAGACATTTTATTTTCTGAATAAGGTAAATCCGGGATTGGTTCTTCTTTTTTTTTCCAAAACATTAATTTATCTAAGAATGTCAACAAAATCACCTTTTCGTTCATCAATTAAATTATTAATTGCAACTGCTGCTGCAACAGCTCCTTGTTCACTAACTTCTACAACTTGTGTGAATGCTTGTTTGAATAATGATAATGGTATAAGTTTAATAGATTTAAATAGTGCCGTTTCCGGATATACAAGCACACGTTTATCTTTGACTTTTGAGACTATGAATAATGGCCCTTCTTTTTTAATTGCATTTGCAAATAAACCTGAAAACAAACTGCTTCTAAACATTTCATCCTGATCTTTTGGGATATTCAAATTAAGGGTTTGTCCAAGGTTAATCTCCATAAAATCTTTAGTGGGGGTATCAGAATCTAACATTTCTTTGACTTGGGCTAACTTGAGTTCTGTCCCAAAAACATTTAAAGTATCAATTTTTTCAAAAGCAGTAAAATCTATTATAAATAATTTATAATTCTCTCCTAATATAGCATCATAATCTTCTTTTGTGAACGGATCTTTATAACTATCCATAACTTCTCTGCTCAATGGATATATGGGAGTTTTGACATTTTGTGGATCTGCTTTAAACCCTGATATTAAATAACCTTTATCCTGCAACAAAAAGAGTTTAGGTGACTGTTCCCACCCTTCTTTAAATTCTGTAACATCAATATATATAAAATATGAAAATACCACTAACAATAATGTTACTATTGTTGATGCCAGGAAAAACATTTTTAAGAATCCTTTGACAATCTTAGTTAGCAAAGCTAATAAGAGCAATATAAATATAATTGAAAACACAAATAAATAATTCATGCATAAATATAGAAATCAAAAGTATTTAAACTTTAGCATTGCCCATTATAGAATATCAAAAACTTTATAAATAAGAAGATTTAGCATTAAATGAAAGCAATCTTATTGAAAAAATTGCATTAAATTGAGTGATATTATGGAAAAAGTGACAAAAAAAGTGATAATATATTCAACACCAACATGCCATTATTGTGTACAGGCTAAAGAATTTTTTGATGAAAATAAAGTTAAGTATAGAGATTTTAATGTGGCTGAGAACGAAAAAGCTAGAGAAGAAATGGTTAAAAAGTCTGGGCAAATGGGGGTGCCAGTTATTGTGATAGGCAACGAAATAATTGTTGGTTTTGATAAGTCTAAAATCAAAAAAGTATTAAAATTATAAAAATGGCTAAATATAAAATAATACATGAAAGAGATATTTGCATAGGTTGCGGCGCGTGCGCAGCAATTTGTCCTGCAAATTGGGTAATGGCCGATGATGGCAAATCCAAACCAAAAAAGACCGATTTAAACGAAATTGGCTGCAACCAGGAAGCGGCTGACGGATGTCCTGTGCATTGTATCCATATAAACAAAATCTAAAATATCTAAATTTTTTAATACCTTAATATTTATATAGAATGATATGGAATCATGAAACAATTAATTACAGGAAATAGAGCAATTGTACTTGGAGCATTAAAAGCAGGACTTGGTTTTTATGCAGGTTATCCAATAACTCCTGCATCTGAAATAATGCATGATCTTAGTGATGAAAATATTACTTTTATACATGCAGAAGATGAGATTGCCTCTATTAATATGATTTTAGGGGGTTCAATGGCTGGGAAGAAAACTATGACTGCTACCTCCGGGCCAGGATTTAGTTTGATGCAAGAAGCAATTGGTTTCGGTCACATGACTGAAACGCCGTGTGTAATTGTTAATGTGCAAAGAGTTGGCCCTTCTACTGGTATGCCAACATTCGCGCACCAGGGGGATATATTACAGACAGTTTATGGTTCACATGGAGATTATTACCCTATAGTTTTTTACCCTAACTCTGTTGAAGAATGTTATATATATACTATTGAAGCTTTTAATGCCGCGGAAAAAGCCAAATGTCCGGTTATATTATTAAGCGATGCATTCCTCTCAAAAATGTATGAGTCAGTTGATTTGAAAGATATTAAAATAAAAACTGAAAAACGTGAAAGAAAAGCCTTTAGTAAAAATGACCCTACAATACATTTGACAGGGTTACTTAATGATAATGGATTACCAAAAACACTTGATTCTTTATATTATAAAAAATGGTTAAACCGGATTAAGGATAAAGTTGAGACTGCTGCGAAAAGTTTTGAATATTACGAATATATCCCTAATAAAAAATCAGATACTTTATTGATTGCTTACGGTATAACTTCCAGGGTCATAATGGAACTTAAATTTCAATATTCTATATTTAGGCCTATTAGGCTTTTCCCTGTCCTTGACGAACTCAAAAGGGTTGCTAAAAAGTATAAAAAAATAGTTGTGATTGAAATGAATAATGGGCAGTATAAGACAATTGTTGAGGCAGAACTAAAACGGGAGATTGAATTTATCCCCCAGCTCGGCGGTAAAATAAGTCTCGAGGACATTAAAAAAACTTTAGAAAAATGATAAACCTTAGAACAGAAAGATTACCTACGCCGTGGTGCGTAGGCTGCGGACTTAATACTATGTTGATACAAACTGCCTCATTACTTAACAAGTTGGGCTATAATAAAACAAATACCGCAGTTTTTTCAGGCATAGGATGCACAGCAAGAGCATCTGGTTTTTTTGACATAGACGGTGTTAATGGACTGCATGGCCGGGCAATTCCACTTGCTGAAGGCTGCAAACTTGCAAATCCAGATTTAAAGGTAATTGTTATATCAGGTGATGGCGATTTAACTGGGATCGGAGGCAACCATTTATTGCATTCTGCAAGAAGAAATACCGATATTACGGTTATTTGTTCTGCTAACGAAATTTATGGAATGACCGGAGGCCAGGTTTCACCATTAACAAAAAAAGGCACAAAAACATTAACAACCCCTAAAGGGTCAGAGTATGAACCATTAAATCTCTTCGGATTATTTACATCAAACAAAAAACATTTTTATGCCAGAACTTCCGTAGCGCATGGTGTTCACATGGTAAGATGTATTGAAGAAGCATTAAAACATAAAGGTTTTTCTTTTGTAGAAATACTAAATCCATGTTATACTAGTCTGGGCGCAAGAATAGGATTTAATTCATTCAAAGAAATGCTAGATGATATTAAAGAAAAGTACACAATTACTGAAAATAAAGATAAATTGGGGGATTATGAGTTAGGGATTATAAAAAGATAAAATGACTAAAATAATCGTGCACGGAATTGGGGGACAAGGAGTAAAATTGCTCAGTGAAACTTTAGCTTATATCCTTTCTGATATAGGTAAAAACTTAACTCTTGTTTATGAATACGATTCAATTATGCGCGGGGGTTCAATCACCGCATTTTTGGTATATGGTGAAGAAGAAATAATTAATCCGATGATTGATGAGGCAGATTACCTGATTGTATTAAGTAAAACCACTCAATTCAAAGGTAAAACTAAAATTATTGAACAAACTATATACGGAGAAGGTCGCGAGACGACTGAGATAAAAATCCCCTTAAACTCAATTGCAGAAGAATTGGGCAATAAAAAATTAGTCAATATGGTAACATTAGGATATTTATTGAAAATATTAAAGATCGACATTAAAAAACTTGATCTGAAAAAGGCGTTACCAGAAAAACTGTTAGAAGAAAATTTAAAAGCAATCCAATCCGGATATGCTTATGAAGAAAGAAGCGAATTATAATACATTCCCTTAGGAAAATTAAAGCATTGCATTGATTAACTATTAAACTGATTTTTATAACCTGGCGCAGATGCTGCTACAATTAATGGTTCTTGACTGAATATTTTTTGCGCAAAGTACTTTAATCTTTTTGGAGACACATTGCCAATTTCTTTAATGCTAGTGTCGGTAATTAACCGATTTTTAGAAAATTCACGCCGTATGATTTCTTCAACTAAATTATCAATATAATAATAATTAGGTTTCAACCTTCGTTTAGTTTGTGATATCTTCCCTTTAAAATAATCATTCTTTAATTCTTGAGAACCTAATTCATGTAATGTATTTAATACTATATTGATTCCCTCATCGAGGTTTTGAGGATGAATTCCAGGCACGCCAATCACTGCTAAAGGTATGCCCTGGTCCCATTCAAATTCCACGTCCGTTGAATAACATAAACCTCTTTTTACTCTTAATTCCCCGATAATTTTTCCAGTAAAGTTAGTTAAATTTCCACCACCAAGCACAGTTTCAAGAACAGTTGCAGTTGCAAAGTCTTGTTTTTTTAAATTAGACATAGGGTAAATTACATAAAAAAAGCTTAGGTCTAGTTCTCTACAATGTTCATCTTTCAAATCTTTAAATTCTACATATTTTTTGCCCGGTTTAAATTTCCAATCTATTTTTAGTTTATCAAATTCTCGGGATTTAAGCTGACCAAATGTATTTTTTACCCCTTCAATAAAAACTTCCGTATCAATATCGCCAGTACATGCCATAACCATATTATTTGGAACATAAAAAGTATTTGTGAATTTTTGGACATCTTCCAATGATAAGTTTTTAACGGATTCAACAGTTCCAATAATAGCTTTTTCAAGCGGAGTTCCTTTATATATCACCGGCCACATTATTCTCTCATGAAATCTATCCAGAGAACTTCTATGAAAATCTCTTAATTCACTAATAACTGCGCTTTTTTCAGTTTCAAAACCTTCTTCAATAAAATTATTATTAGATATAGCATCATAAAATAAATTTATAACATCACAAACCTGGTTCTTTTGCGAGTCGGCATAAAATATCGTATCTGTAAAACTAGTCATTGCATTATAATCTATCCCAGCCCATTCTAATGCTTCTTGATACTGATCACCGGTCATATTCCGGTTGGTTCTAAAGAACATATGTTCAACTAAGTGCGCTAACCCATTTTTTGCAGCAGGTTCATCTATTGAACCTACATTAATCCCCAGAGACGTATAAGCCCCATGCACATCTACTTTTTTTGTTATAATCACAAGCCCATTGTCAAGCATTACTCGGGTTTTGCCCTTTGTCATAAGATTTTTATAGGGTATGGTTTATATATAGTTATTCAACTAAAAATATGTATTTTGAAGACTATAGATGTTTATATATCAAACACTTGTGTTTTTTGTTATGGACAAAGAACAACTGGCTCATTTGTTATTCCCGCACCAGGAGGTTAGAAAGATCCAGGATGATTTAATCAAAGACGTGAATGAAACAATCTCTTCCCGGTCTCATTTAATTGCGCATGCCCCGACCGGCTTAGGCAAAACCGCAAGTTCTTTACCAATTGCTCTTTCATACGCAATTAAAGATGATTTAATAGTTTTTTTTTTGACATCAAGACATACCCAGCATAAAATTGCAATTGACACCTTGCGAGAAGTAAAAAATAGATATAACTCTGAATTTGTAACTATAGATATTATAG contains:
- a CDS encoding signal peptidase II, giving the protein MKQRFFFLISLSIFFFDQLIKNYFNIHKPVSGIFRFTNNTGAAFGIFKGGNLVFAVFTFIIISIIIYLYLSKPIYFKERNVCVSAALIVGGALGNLVDRVTYGYVIDYINLGFWPVFNLADIALTVGALILIYAWWNDK
- a CDS encoding glutaredoxin family protein, yielding MEKVTKKVIIYSTPTCHYCVQAKEFFDENKVKYRDFNVAENEKAREEMVKKSGQMGVPVIVIGNEIIVGFDKSKIKKVLKL
- a CDS encoding ferredoxin; protein product: MAKYKIIHERDICIGCGACAAICPANWVMADDGKSKPKKTDLNEIGCNQEAADGCPVHCIHINKI
- a CDS encoding 2-oxoacid:acceptor oxidoreductase subunit alpha produces the protein MKQLITGNRAIVLGALKAGLGFYAGYPITPASEIMHDLSDENITFIHAEDEIASINMILGGSMAGKKTMTATSGPGFSLMQEAIGFGHMTETPCVIVNVQRVGPSTGMPTFAHQGDILQTVYGSHGDYYPIVFYPNSVEECYIYTIEAFNAAEKAKCPVILLSDAFLSKMYESVDLKDIKIKTEKRERKAFSKNDPTIHLTGLLNDNGLPKTLDSLYYKKWLNRIKDKVETAAKSFEYYEYIPNKKSDTLLIAYGITSRVIMELKFQYSIFRPIRLFPVLDELKRVAKKYKKIVVIEMNNGQYKTIVEAELKREIEFIPQLGGKISLEDIKKTLEK
- a CDS encoding 2-oxoacid:ferredoxin oxidoreductase subunit beta, with the translated sequence MINLRTERLPTPWCVGCGLNTMLIQTASLLNKLGYNKTNTAVFSGIGCTARASGFFDIDGVNGLHGRAIPLAEGCKLANPDLKVIVISGDGDLTGIGGNHLLHSARRNTDITVICSANEIYGMTGGQVSPLTKKGTKTLTTPKGSEYEPLNLFGLFTSNKKHFYARTSVAHGVHMVRCIEEALKHKGFSFVEILNPCYTSLGARIGFNSFKEMLDDIKEKYTITENKDKLGDYELGIIKR
- a CDS encoding 2-oxoacid:acceptor oxidoreductase family protein encodes the protein MTKIIVHGIGGQGVKLLSETLAYILSDIGKNLTLVYEYDSIMRGGSITAFLVYGEEEIINPMIDEADYLIVLSKTTQFKGKTKIIEQTIYGEGRETTEIKIPLNSIAEELGNKKLVNMVTLGYLLKILKIDIKKLDLKKALPEKLLEENLKAIQSGYAYEERSEL
- a CDS encoding insulinase family protein, with protein sequence MTKGKTRVMLDNGLVIITKKVDVHGAYTSLGINVGSIDEPAAKNGLAHLVEHMFFRTNRNMTGDQYQEALEWAGIDYNAMTSFTDTIFYADSQKNQVCDVINLFYDAISNNNFIEEGFETEKSAVISELRDFHRSSLDRFHERIMWPVIYKGTPLEKAIIGTVESVKNLSLEDVQKFTNTFYVPNNMVMACTGDIDTEVFIEGVKNTFGQLKSREFDKLKIDWKFKPGKKYVEFKDLKDEHCRELDLSFFYVIYPMSNLKKQDFATATVLETVLGGGNLTNFTGKIIGELRVKRGLCYSTDVEFEWDQGIPLAVIGVPGIHPQNLDEGINIVLNTLHELGSQELKNDYFKGKISQTKRRLKPNYYYIDNLVEEIIRREFSKNRLITDTSIKEIGNVSPKRLKYFAQKIFSQEPLIVAASAPGYKNQFNS